The following coding sequences lie in one Actinomycetota bacterium genomic window:
- a CDS encoding M23 family metallopeptidase, with protein MRAIRVAVLTLPAVMWLLAGAQAAAAAPWPVAGGTVLLGYGESYAVGGAVRTHLGADIAASDGACVRAPADATVAFRGSVPAGDGGTALAVSLDLADGRRVTLMPLADVVVRAGERVSAGDAIAAVAGRGDASCDEPHLHVGLKSGDTYLDPATMFEG; from the coding sequence ATGCGCGCGATACGTGTGGCAGTGCTGACGCTGCCGGCGGTGATGTGGCTCCTGGCGGGAGCGCAGGCGGCGGCCGCGGCGCCATGGCCGGTGGCCGGCGGGACGGTGCTGCTCGGCTACGGCGAGTCGTACGCGGTCGGCGGCGCGGTACGGACGCACCTGGGCGCCGATATCGCGGCCAGCGACGGCGCGTGCGTGCGCGCGCCGGCCGATGCGACAGTCGCGTTCCGGGGCAGCGTGCCGGCCGGCGACGGCGGGACCGCGCTCGCGGTCTCGCTCGACCTGGCCGATGGGCGGCGCGTGACGCTGATGCCGCTGGCCGACGTGGTCGTGCGGGCCGGGGAGCGCGTGTCGGCGGGTGATGCGATCGCCGCGGTCGCGGGCCGCGGGGACGCATCCTGTGACGAACCGCACCTGCACGTCGGCCTGAAGTCCGGCGACACCTACCTCGACCCGGCGACGATGTTCGAAGGTG